A DNA window from Clavibacter sepedonicus contains the following coding sequences:
- a CDS encoding type II secretion system F family protein, which yields MVADVGTGIPVTRAFDDLARRLAMPAVSRLVDQLAGSLERGTPLAEVLRAQAQDAREVAKRELLESAGRKEVGMLVPLVFLILPLTIVFALFPGVFVLQLGL from the coding sequence GTGGTCGCCGACGTCGGCACTGGGATCCCCGTCACCCGCGCCTTCGACGACCTGGCGCGACGCCTCGCCATGCCCGCGGTGTCCCGCCTCGTCGACCAGCTCGCCGGATCCCTCGAGCGCGGCACCCCGCTGGCCGAGGTGCTCCGCGCGCAGGCCCAGGACGCGCGCGAGGTCGCCAAGCGCGAGCTCCTCGAGAGCGCCGGCCGCAAGGAGGTGGGGATGCTCGTGCCGCTGGTGTTCCTCATCCTCCCGTTGACCATCGTCTTCGCCCTGTTCCCCGGTGTCTTCGTCCTGCAGCTCGGGCTGTAG
- a CDS encoding TadE/TadG family type IV pilus assembly protein, with protein MRDDRGSAPAEFVMVGALLVVLALSVVQLALALHVRTTVLDAAAEGARTAALAGATRADGIERTRELITTAVGPRYAEDVTAGTGTVLGHAVVSVTVRTTLPLVGLLGVDRGLEVTGHAAVERLG; from the coding sequence ATGCGCGACGACCGCGGCTCGGCACCCGCCGAGTTCGTCATGGTCGGCGCCCTCCTCGTCGTCCTCGCCCTCTCGGTGGTGCAGCTCGCGCTGGCGCTCCACGTGCGGACGACCGTGCTCGACGCGGCCGCCGAGGGTGCGCGCACGGCCGCGCTCGCCGGGGCCACCCGCGCCGACGGCATCGAGCGAACACGCGAGCTGATCACGACGGCCGTGGGGCCGCGCTATGCGGAGGACGTCACCGCGGGCACGGGCACCGTGCTCGGTCACGCGGTCGTCAGCGTCACAGTCCGGACGACGCTGCCCCTCGTCGGCCTCCTGGGCGTCGACCGCGGGCTGGAGGTGACGGGCCATGCGGCCGTGGAGCGCCTGGGGTGA
- a CDS encoding ABC transporter permease yields the protein MLGGTGFQTVAPMIVTFSKSTSSRDLAALLAIVLGVATIVLLAIMNRVEKSGVYFSVAKVATPLQKQRIRNPIVNGVVHVVAYALFVVYALPVILIVLFSFLDSKSVQTGTITLESFTLRNYTTVLGSPDVLRPFIVSLVYSALAAVIVVAGLLFVARMIQRNRNWVTATLEYLLHIPWILPTILIALALLQTFDRPQPLIGGQVLTGTTWLLLVAYIIVKVPFTLRLLKAAFASVPQSLEDAARILGAKSLTTFRRVLVPLVIPTVAAITALNFNSLLDDYDAAVFLYQPLYEPLGIAIKASTEGEANLDSMSITFVYTVLLMIIMGLTMYLVYGRSGGRTRRQGRTGSPAVETTAPALATSDPGAPAPAAPRTPVG from the coding sequence GTGCTCGGCGGCACGGGCTTCCAGACGGTCGCCCCGATGATCGTGACGTTCTCCAAGAGCACGAGCTCCCGCGACCTCGCGGCGCTGCTCGCGATCGTGCTGGGCGTCGCCACCATCGTGCTGCTGGCGATCATGAACCGCGTCGAGAAGTCGGGCGTGTACTTCTCGGTCGCCAAGGTCGCGACGCCGCTGCAGAAGCAGCGCATCCGGAACCCGATCGTCAACGGCGTCGTGCACGTCGTCGCGTACGCGCTGTTCGTGGTCTACGCGCTGCCGGTGATCCTCATCGTGCTGTTCTCGTTCCTCGACTCGAAGAGCGTGCAGACGGGCACCATCACGCTCGAGTCGTTCACCCTGCGCAACTACACGACCGTGCTCGGCTCCCCCGACGTGCTGCGCCCCTTCATCGTGAGCCTCGTCTACAGCGCGCTGGCCGCCGTGATCGTCGTGGCCGGCCTGCTCTTCGTCGCGCGCATGATCCAGCGCAACCGCAACTGGGTCACCGCAACGCTCGAGTACCTGCTGCACATTCCGTGGATCCTCCCCACGATCCTCATCGCGCTCGCGCTCCTGCAGACCTTCGACCGGCCGCAGCCGCTCATCGGCGGGCAGGTGCTCACGGGCACGACGTGGCTGCTGCTCGTGGCTTACATCATCGTGAAGGTGCCGTTCACGCTGCGCCTGCTGAAGGCGGCGTTCGCGAGCGTGCCGCAGTCGCTCGAGGACGCGGCGCGGATCCTGGGAGCGAAGTCGCTCACGACGTTCCGGCGCGTGCTGGTGCCGCTCGTGATCCCGACGGTCGCCGCCATCACGGCGCTCAACTTCAACAGCCTGCTCGACGACTACGACGCCGCGGTGTTCCTCTACCAGCCGCTGTACGAGCCCCTCGGCATCGCCATCAAGGCGAGCACCGAGGGCGAGGCGAACCTCGACTCCATGAGCATCACGTTCGTCTACACGGTGCTGCTCATGATCATCATGGGGCTGACGATGTACCTCGTGTACGGGCGGTCGGGCGGGCGCACGCGCCGCCAGGGGCGGACGGGCTCGCCCGCGGTGGAGACCACCGCGCCGGCGCTCGCCACGAGCGACCCGGGAGCGCCCGCGCCGGCGGCACCCCGGACACCCGTGGGCTGA
- a CDS encoding type II secretion system F family protein gives MSVALGLALGAGLVLLISPRLWPASPDGSTRSRGLTASVHDRLTHAGLARVSVSSFLAVSALVGLAAGVLVEALLRVDGAALAAAATGLLLPWAVVGARSASRRRAHREVWPDVVDHLVSAVRAGMGLPDAVASLAVAGPVVLRPAFREFASVHRTTGSFAVALDELKEQLADPTADRILETLRMAREVGGTQLPDVLRGLARFLRDEAAIRSEAEARQSWVVNAAKLGVAAPWIILALLSTRSEAVAAYDTAAGTVVIVVGLVVSAVAYRLMLALGRLPEDRRWFA, from the coding sequence GTGAGCGTCGCCCTCGGGCTCGCGCTCGGCGCGGGCCTCGTGCTCCTGATCTCGCCGCGCCTGTGGCCCGCGTCCCCCGACGGGTCGACGCGATCACGCGGGCTGACCGCGTCCGTGCACGACCGCCTCACCCACGCGGGGCTGGCCCGGGTCTCCGTGAGCTCGTTCCTCGCCGTCTCCGCGCTGGTCGGGCTTGCGGCGGGCGTGCTCGTGGAAGCGCTCCTCCGCGTGGACGGCGCCGCGCTCGCGGCCGCGGCCACCGGCCTGCTGCTGCCGTGGGCGGTCGTGGGCGCGCGATCCGCGTCCCGTCGCCGTGCCCATCGGGAGGTGTGGCCCGACGTGGTCGACCACCTCGTGAGCGCGGTCCGCGCGGGCATGGGGCTCCCGGACGCGGTGGCGTCGCTCGCCGTCGCGGGCCCCGTCGTGCTGCGGCCCGCCTTCCGGGAGTTCGCGTCCGTCCACCGGACGACGGGCAGCTTCGCCGTGGCGCTCGACGAGCTCAAGGAGCAGCTGGCGGATCCGACAGCAGACCGCATCCTGGAGACGCTGCGCATGGCGCGCGAGGTGGGCGGCACGCAGCTGCCGGACGTTCTCCGCGGGCTGGCGCGGTTCCTCCGGGACGAGGCCGCCATCCGGAGCGAGGCGGAGGCCCGGCAGTCGTGGGTCGTGAACGCGGCCAAGCTCGGCGTCGCGGCCCCGTGGATCATCCTCGCGCTCCTGTCCACCCGGTCGGAGGCGGTCGCCGCGTACGACACCGCCGCGGGCACCGTCGTGATCGTCGTCGGGCTCGTCGTGTCCGCCGTCGCCTACCGGCTGATGCTCGCGCTCGGGCGGCTCCCGGAGGACCGGAGGTGGTTCGCGTGA
- a CDS encoding MFS transporter yields the protein MSTPDAPFSLRAVALPALLPALLFSIGEGAIIPIIPIVAGSLGASLAIAAFIGGMIMLGELVGDIPSGSVVSRIGERTAMIGAAFVSIGGLVLCLLAPNPLVLGVGVFLIGVSTAVFALARHAFMTSFVPQAYRARALSTLGGTFRAGYFVGPFLAAGVIHLTGTSQSAFLIHIVACLAAAVTLLVLPDPMDVVRRNRADLQSAAAATAGEPQDDESVAAAAGTAPPARESAGLGRTLWRFKGVLVKLGSGAALIGAMRAGRGVLLPLWAVSIGISDANTALIIGIAGGVDFALFYASGQIMDRFGRLWSAVPSMVGLGAGYLVLALTPDLPSNVQWFIGVAMFMSVANGVGSGILMTLGADLAPREDPAPFLGAWRFTGDAGSAASPLLIAALTSAASLAVASGVMGVLGLIGAGILVRYVPRYAPSKPRPTA from the coding sequence ATGTCGACCCCCGATGCCCCCTTCTCCCTCCGCGCGGTGGCGCTCCCGGCGCTGCTCCCCGCGCTCCTCTTCTCCATCGGCGAGGGGGCGATCATCCCGATCATCCCCATCGTCGCGGGCAGCCTCGGCGCCTCGCTGGCGATCGCCGCGTTCATCGGCGGCATGATCATGCTCGGCGAGCTCGTCGGCGACATCCCGAGCGGATCCGTGGTGAGCCGCATCGGCGAGCGGACCGCCATGATCGGCGCGGCCTTCGTCTCCATCGGCGGCCTGGTGCTGTGCCTCCTCGCGCCGAACCCGCTCGTGCTCGGCGTGGGCGTCTTCCTCATCGGCGTCTCCACCGCCGTCTTCGCGCTCGCCCGGCACGCGTTCATGACGAGCTTCGTGCCGCAGGCCTACCGGGCCCGCGCCCTGTCGACGCTCGGCGGGACGTTCCGCGCCGGGTACTTCGTGGGGCCGTTCCTCGCGGCCGGCGTGATCCACCTGACGGGCACGTCGCAGTCGGCGTTCCTGATCCACATCGTCGCGTGCCTCGCCGCCGCCGTCACGCTGCTCGTGCTGCCCGACCCCATGGACGTCGTGCGCCGCAACCGCGCGGACCTGCAGAGCGCCGCGGCAGCGACCGCGGGCGAGCCGCAGGACGACGAGTCGGTCGCCGCCGCGGCGGGCACCGCTCCCCCGGCCCGCGAGTCGGCCGGCCTCGGCCGCACCCTCTGGCGGTTCAAGGGCGTGCTCGTCAAGCTCGGGTCCGGTGCCGCCCTCATCGGCGCGATGCGCGCGGGCCGCGGCGTGCTCCTCCCCCTCTGGGCCGTCAGCATCGGCATCTCGGACGCGAACACGGCGCTCATCATCGGCATCGCGGGCGGCGTGGACTTCGCCCTCTTCTACGCGAGCGGCCAGATCATGGACCGCTTCGGCCGCCTCTGGAGCGCCGTGCCGTCGATGGTCGGGCTCGGCGCCGGTTACCTCGTGCTCGCGCTGACGCCGGACCTGCCGTCGAACGTGCAGTGGTTCATCGGAGTGGCCATGTTCATGTCGGTCGCCAACGGCGTGGGCTCGGGGATCCTCATGACCCTCGGCGCCGACCTCGCCCCGCGCGAGGACCCGGCACCCTTCCTCGGTGCCTGGCGCTTCACGGGCGACGCCGGCAGCGCCGCGTCCCCGCTCCTCATCGCCGCGCTCACCTCCGCCGCGTCCCTCGCCGTCGCCAGCGGCGTGATGGGCGTGCTCGGGCTCATCGGCGCCGGGATCCTCGTGCGGTACGTGCCGAGGTACGCGCCGAGCAAGCCGCGCCCGACCGCCTGA
- the ftsX gene encoding permease-like cell division protein FtsX codes for MRLGLVLSEVGNGLRRNVSMVVSVVLVTFISLTFVGAAVLLQMQIGQMKNYWYDRAQVAIDFCTDTSVPSETCVNGKATQEQIDAVKQQLDSDTLAPFIDKYYFEDQDTAYKNFQEQFKGDPVTELVQPEFLNEAFWVNLKDPSKSDILSDSLSGLAGVESVTDQRQYLDQIFSILNAASLTAVGIAGLMLVAAALLIATTIRLSAFSRRRELGIMRLVGASNRFIQTPFILEGVFAALIGSVLASAATVALVKFFVQGFLSTRLTSISLVNMDDALLVVPILLSVGVVLAAVSANFAISRYLRI; via the coding sequence ATGAGACTCGGACTCGTCCTCTCCGAGGTCGGCAACGGCCTCCGTCGGAACGTCAGCATGGTCGTCTCGGTCGTGCTCGTCACCTTCATCTCGCTCACGTTCGTGGGCGCCGCCGTGCTGCTGCAGATGCAGATCGGCCAGATGAAGAACTACTGGTACGACCGCGCCCAGGTCGCCATCGACTTCTGCACCGACACGTCGGTCCCGAGCGAGACCTGCGTCAACGGCAAGGCCACCCAGGAGCAGATCGACGCGGTCAAGCAGCAGCTCGACAGCGACACGCTCGCCCCGTTCATCGACAAGTACTACTTCGAGGACCAGGACACGGCGTACAAGAACTTCCAGGAGCAGTTCAAGGGCGACCCCGTCACCGAGCTCGTGCAGCCCGAGTTCCTCAACGAGGCGTTCTGGGTGAACCTCAAGGACCCGTCGAAGTCCGACATCCTCAGCGACAGCCTCTCCGGGCTCGCGGGCGTCGAGAGCGTCACGGACCAACGGCAGTACCTCGACCAGATCTTCTCCATCCTCAACGCCGCCAGCCTCACCGCCGTCGGCATAGCCGGCCTGATGCTCGTGGCCGCCGCCCTGCTGATCGCCACGACGATCCGCCTGTCCGCGTTCTCGCGGAGACGGGAGCTGGGCATCATGAGGCTGGTCGGGGCGTCGAACCGCTTCATCCAGACCCCGTTCATCCTCGAGGGCGTGTTCGCGGCGCTCATAGGCTCGGTCCTCGCGAGCGCGGCGACGGTGGCGCTCGTCAAGTTCTTCGTGCAGGGGTTCCTGAGCACCCGGCTCACGTCGATATCCCTGGTGAACATGGACGACGCCCTGCTCGTGGTGCCGATCCTCCTGAGTGTCGGCGTCGTTCTCGCGGCGGTCTCCGCGAACTTCGCGATCAGCCGCTATCTGCGCATCTGA
- a CDS encoding pilus assembly protein TadG-related protein — translation MSGGRPWPRRGRASIVRAGAHEDDGSILPLVIASCALGLAVILMVSAASSLYLERVRLFSLADAAALAGAESFDVDGDGAAAIAVDDDGVALPPLTDAGVASTVAAFLADEPTAGIHDLHVDGATAPDGRSARVTLSATWIPPVASLFAPDGVRIDVTSTARSVLVGPGAAPVGPGGGG, via the coding sequence GTGAGCGGCGGGCGGCCGTGGCCGCGTCGCGGGCGCGCATCGATCGTCCGCGCGGGCGCGCACGAGGACGACGGCTCGATCCTGCCGCTCGTGATCGCGTCCTGCGCGCTGGGTCTCGCGGTGATCCTCATGGTGTCCGCGGCGTCCTCGCTCTACCTCGAGCGCGTGCGCCTCTTCTCGCTGGCGGACGCGGCGGCGCTGGCGGGCGCCGAGTCCTTCGACGTGGACGGCGACGGCGCTGCGGCGATCGCGGTCGACGACGACGGCGTCGCCCTGCCGCCCCTCACGGACGCCGGTGTCGCCTCCACGGTCGCCGCCTTCCTCGCCGACGAGCCGACCGCGGGCATCCACGACCTCCATGTCGACGGTGCCACGGCGCCGGACGGCCGCAGCGCGCGCGTCACGCTGTCGGCCACGTGGATCCCGCCCGTGGCGTCGCTGTTCGCCCCCGACGGCGTGCGCATCGACGTCACGAGCACGGCCCGCAGCGTGCTGGTCGGGCCGGGCGCCGCGCCCGTCGGGCCTGGGGGAGGCGGGTGA
- a CDS encoding ABC transporter ATP-binding protein, with protein sequence MIRFDDVEVRFGDQVAIPGLDLEIHEGEFFTLLGPSGCGKTTALRTLAGFVDPSRGEIVIDGQVATRLPSEKRRVGMVFQNYALFPSMSVRQNIAFGLTVRKAGKAETDRLVRAMADQVELSAAQLDKNVAELSGGQQQRVAIARALVLEPRILLLDEPLSNLDAKLRVQLREQLKGLQSRLGITTVYVTHDQEEALTMSDRIAVFDAGRIEQVGTPEDIYDRSATEFVATFVGAINALGPATVARLRDAGATDLDASGRAYVRLERVSVDPRGAAPADARRARIDGVVAERTYHGSSSTYRVDLGDDAVTALVTETGTPPLAPGTEVVVGIDPAAILQYRS encoded by the coding sequence ATGATCCGCTTCGACGACGTCGAGGTGCGCTTCGGCGACCAGGTGGCGATCCCCGGGCTCGACCTCGAGATCCACGAGGGCGAGTTCTTCACCCTCCTCGGGCCGTCCGGCTGCGGGAAGACGACGGCGCTGCGGACGCTCGCCGGCTTCGTGGACCCGAGCCGCGGCGAGATCGTGATCGACGGCCAGGTCGCCACGCGACTGCCGAGCGAGAAGCGCCGCGTCGGCATGGTCTTCCAGAACTACGCGCTCTTCCCCAGCATGTCGGTGCGGCAGAACATCGCCTTCGGCCTGACGGTGCGGAAGGCCGGCAAGGCGGAGACCGACCGGCTCGTCCGCGCCATGGCCGACCAGGTCGAGCTGAGCGCGGCCCAGCTCGACAAGAACGTGGCCGAGCTTTCGGGCGGACAGCAGCAGCGTGTGGCGATCGCGCGGGCGCTCGTGCTGGAGCCGCGGATCCTGCTGCTCGACGAGCCGCTCTCGAACCTCGACGCCAAGCTCCGCGTGCAGCTGCGCGAGCAGCTGAAGGGCCTCCAGTCGCGCCTCGGCATCACCACGGTGTACGTGACGCACGACCAGGAGGAGGCGCTCACGATGAGCGACCGCATCGCCGTCTTCGACGCCGGGCGGATCGAGCAGGTCGGCACTCCGGAGGACATCTACGACCGCTCGGCCACCGAGTTCGTGGCCACCTTCGTCGGCGCGATCAACGCGCTCGGCCCCGCGACGGTGGCGCGCCTCCGCGACGCCGGGGCGACGGACCTCGACGCCTCGGGCCGCGCCTACGTGCGGCTCGAGCGCGTGTCGGTGGATCCGCGCGGGGCAGCCCCCGCGGACGCCCGACGCGCGCGCATCGACGGCGTGGTCGCGGAGCGTACGTACCACGGCTCCTCCAGCACCTACCGGGTCGACCTCGGGGACGACGCCGTGACCGCCTTGGTCACCGAGACCGGCACACCGCCGCTCGCGCCCGGCACAGAGGTCGTCGTGGGCATCGACCCGGCCGCGATCCTGCAGTACCGGTCGTAG
- the prfB gene encoding peptide chain release factor 2: MIDQDFSSRITELRDTYSNIRSVIGVERLQQEVEELSAQAGEPDLWDDTEKAQKVTSDLSHRQSELKRIDELQRRLDDLDVLVEMAKDDEESAEEAVVELAGITKIMDELEVQTLLNGEFDPRPAVVTIRAGAGGVDAADFAEMLMRMYLRWAEQHDYSATVLDTSYAEEAGIKSATFEIDAPYAFGTLSVEAGTHRLVRMSPFNSAGKRQTSFAAVEVVPLIEQTESIEIPENDMRVDVFRSSGPGGQSVNTTDSAVRITHLPTGIVVTCQNEKSQIQNRAAALRVLQSRLLLVQREQEAATKKELAGNITASWGDQMRSYVLAPYQMVKDLRTEHEVNNPSNVFDGDLDGFISAGIRWRKSPDRA, from the coding sequence ATGATCGACCAGGACTTCTCTTCGCGGATCACAGAATTGCGCGACACCTACTCCAACATCCGCTCGGTGATCGGCGTCGAGCGCCTGCAGCAGGAGGTCGAGGAGCTGAGTGCCCAGGCGGGCGAGCCGGACCTCTGGGACGACACCGAGAAGGCCCAGAAGGTCACGAGCGACCTGAGCCACCGCCAGTCCGAGCTCAAGCGCATCGACGAGCTGCAGCGCCGCCTCGACGACCTCGACGTGCTCGTCGAGATGGCCAAGGACGACGAGGAGTCCGCCGAGGAGGCGGTCGTCGAGCTCGCCGGCATCACGAAGATCATGGACGAGCTCGAGGTGCAGACGCTCCTCAACGGCGAGTTCGACCCGCGCCCCGCGGTCGTCACCATCCGGGCGGGCGCCGGCGGCGTCGACGCGGCCGACTTCGCCGAGATGCTCATGCGCATGTACCTGCGCTGGGCCGAGCAGCACGACTACTCCGCCACCGTGCTCGACACGTCCTACGCGGAGGAGGCGGGCATCAAGTCGGCGACCTTCGAGATCGACGCGCCGTACGCATTCGGCACGCTCTCCGTCGAGGCGGGCACCCACCGGCTCGTGCGCATGAGCCCCTTCAACTCCGCAGGCAAACGCCAAACCTCGTTCGCCGCCGTCGAGGTCGTGCCGCTCATCGAGCAGACCGAGTCGATCGAGATCCCCGAGAACGACATGCGGGTCGACGTCTTCCGCTCGTCCGGCCCCGGCGGCCAGTCCGTCAACACGACGGACTCCGCGGTGCGCATCACCCACCTGCCGACCGGCATCGTCGTCACCTGCCAGAACGAGAAGAGCCAGATCCAGAACCGCGCCGCAGCCCTCCGGGTGCTGCAGTCGCGCCTGCTGCTCGTGCAGCGCGAGCAGGAGGCGGCCACCAAGAAGGAGCTCGCGGGCAACATCACGGCGAGCTGGGGCGACCAGATGCGCAGCTACGTGCTCGCGCCGTACCAGATGGTGAAGGACCTCCGCACGGAGCACGAGGTCAACAACCCGTCCAACGTGTTCGACGGCGACCTCGACGGCTTCATCTCCGCGGGGATCCGCTGGCGCAAGTCCCCCGACCGCGCCTGA
- the ftsE gene encoding cell division ATP-binding protein FtsE — translation MIRFDHVSKVYPGNPRPALSSVDLEILRGEFVFLVGASGSGKSSFLRLVLKEDRPTQGTIHVLGQQLNQLSSRKVPYYRRSLGVVFQDFRLLPNKSVFDNVAFTLQVIGKSRGFIQEAVPDVLNMVGLQGKEQRLPHELSGGEQQRVAIARAVVNKPAVLLADEPTGNLDPLTSAGIMQVLERINANGTTVIMATHDSGIVDQMQKRVIELIGGEVVRDELGGQYQTSAIDLPRTAENPVGVNPEHPPVAAPTPVFVPAAPLPAPARPTASAEPATGAERREQAKLDKQRRADEKARAKEEATREAAAAKAAKKAPRKPSPAATAPAAVPAPVVPAAAPSTTPAPPAAPAVPIVPATATDRDAAAARAAQPARDAEPARGPRADAPVYAPSAFAEAARVDPVPEHEAERDRPAPAAEERREPAPSRSEQRVPEQVTAEPVEPTPSRAVPVTRDDAPPVDDAPPTPPSRRNGGGAAPAAPSTGSIRRLPEGTGVIRLPDLSGGEGGSAPADGRDDAELAELGLAEKLGLRARGESPDDTGAQDVGPTR, via the coding sequence ATGATCAGGTTCGACCACGTATCCAAGGTGTATCCCGGCAACCCCCGACCGGCGCTGAGCTCCGTCGACCTCGAGATCCTCCGGGGGGAGTTCGTCTTCCTCGTCGGCGCATCCGGGTCCGGCAAGTCCAGCTTCCTGCGTCTCGTGCTCAAGGAGGACCGGCCCACGCAAGGGACGATCCACGTCCTGGGCCAGCAGCTGAACCAGCTGTCGAGCCGCAAGGTCCCCTACTACCGGCGGAGCCTGGGGGTGGTGTTCCAGGACTTCCGCCTGCTCCCCAACAAGTCGGTCTTCGACAACGTCGCCTTCACCCTCCAGGTGATCGGCAAGTCGCGCGGCTTCATCCAGGAGGCCGTCCCCGACGTCCTCAACATGGTCGGCCTCCAGGGCAAGGAGCAGCGCCTCCCGCACGAGCTCTCCGGCGGAGAGCAGCAGCGCGTGGCCATCGCCCGCGCCGTCGTCAACAAGCCGGCCGTGCTGCTCGCCGACGAGCCCACCGGCAACCTGGATCCGCTGACGAGCGCCGGCATCATGCAGGTGCTCGAGCGGATCAACGCCAACGGCACCACGGTGATCATGGCCACCCACGACTCCGGCATCGTCGACCAGATGCAGAAGCGGGTCATCGAGCTGATCGGCGGCGAGGTCGTCCGCGACGAGCTCGGCGGCCAGTACCAGACCTCCGCCATCGACCTGCCGCGCACGGCCGAGAACCCGGTCGGCGTGAACCCCGAGCACCCACCCGTCGCTGCGCCGACGCCCGTGTTCGTGCCCGCCGCGCCGCTGCCGGCTCCCGCGCGTCCGACCGCTTCGGCGGAGCCCGCCACCGGCGCGGAGCGTCGCGAGCAGGCCAAGCTCGACAAGCAGCGGCGCGCCGACGAGAAGGCCCGCGCCAAGGAGGAGGCGACCCGCGAGGCCGCTGCCGCCAAGGCCGCGAAGAAGGCGCCGAGGAAGCCCTCGCCGGCCGCCACCGCCCCGGCCGCCGTGCCCGCACCCGTCGTGCCCGCTGCTGCCCCGTCCACCACGCCTGCCCCGCCCGCCGCGCCCGCCGTGCCGATCGTGCCCGCCACCGCGACCGATCGTGATGCCGCGGCAGCCCGCGCCGCGCAGCCCGCCCGCGACGCCGAGCCCGCCCGCGGACCGCGCGCGGACGCCCCCGTCTACGCCCCGTCGGCGTTCGCCGAAGCCGCGCGCGTGGATCCGGTCCCCGAGCACGAGGCCGAGCGCGACCGCCCGGCACCCGCCGCGGAGGAGCGCCGCGAGCCGGCCCCCTCCCGCTCGGAGCAGCGCGTCCCCGAGCAGGTCACCGCGGAACCCGTCGAGCCGACGCCGTCGCGTGCCGTCCCTGTCACCCGGGACGACGCCCCGCCCGTCGACGACGCCCCGCCGACACCGCCCAGCAGGCGCAACGGAGGGGGAGCGGCCCCCGCCGCCCCGAGCACCGGATCCATCCGGCGGCTCCCCGAGGGCACCGGCGTGATCCGCCTCCCCGACCTGTCCGGAGGTGAGGGCGGATCCGCGCCCGCCGACGGACGCGACGACGCCGAGCTCGCCGAGCTCGGCCTGGCCGAAAAGCTGGGCCTGCGGGCCCGAGGCGAGTCGCCGGATGACACCGGCGCACAGGATGTGGGGCCCACGCGATGA
- the smpB gene encoding SsrA-binding protein SmpB: MPRERGEKVVATNRKARHDYTIESTYEAGLVLTGTEVKSLRQGRASLVDGYAFVDAGEAWLDAVHIPEYNQGTWNNHPVRRKRKLLLHKEQILKIHSKVKEGGYTVVPLQLYFVDGRAKVELAIAKGKKEYDKRQTLRERQDKREADRAMSSHRRLGE, encoded by the coding sequence GTGCCCAGGGAACGTGGCGAGAAGGTGGTGGCGACCAACCGCAAGGCGCGCCACGACTACACCATCGAGTCGACCTACGAGGCCGGCCTCGTGCTCACGGGCACCGAGGTGAAGTCGCTCCGGCAGGGGCGGGCCTCGCTCGTCGACGGCTACGCGTTCGTCGACGCGGGCGAGGCGTGGCTCGACGCGGTGCACATCCCCGAGTACAACCAGGGCACCTGGAACAACCACCCGGTGCGCCGCAAGCGGAAGCTCCTCCTGCACAAGGAGCAGATCCTCAAGATCCACTCCAAGGTGAAGGAGGGCGGCTACACGGTCGTCCCCTTGCAGCTCTACTTCGTGGACGGCCGCGCCAAGGTCGAGCTCGCCATCGCGAAGGGCAAGAAGGAGTACGACAAGCGCCAGACGCTGCGCGAGCGTCAGGACAAGCGCGAGGCGGACCGGGCGATGTCGTCGCACCGCCGCCTCGGCGAGTAG